From Cannabis sativa cultivar Pink pepper isolate KNU-18-1 chromosome 8, ASM2916894v1, whole genome shotgun sequence, a single genomic window includes:
- the LOC133030404 gene encoding uncharacterized protein LOC133030404 codes for MAKMGFDNMWILLIQQCLTTVRYNVVSGGFNLGPIVPSRGIRQGDPISPYLFLICAKGLSAMIRRFEATKCLHGCRVANRAPVISHLLFADDSYIYCKATDREANEVFRILALFEKATGQQVKYAKSFVFFSTNTTSQTKTLICSKMGIQPASENSKCLGLPSFMNRNKNAVLRYLKDKVRQRIQSWDNKFLSRAGKEVLIKSVLQSLPSYAMNVFLLTDEICKDIERMMSKFWWRSKANQDNGIYWMSWKRLGSGKEEGGMGFRCLKDFNVTLLAK; via the coding sequence ATGGCTAAGATGGGCTTTGACAACATGTGGATCTTGCTCATCCAGCAATGCTTGACAACGGTGCGTTACAATGTGGTGAGTGGTGGCTTTAATCTGGGTCCGATTGTGCCTTCTAGGGGGATTCGACAAGGTGATCCAATCTCACCTTATTTGTTCTTGATCTGTGCCAAAGGTTTATCTGCTATGATTCGAAGATTTGAAGCAACAAAGTGTTTGCATGGGTGTAGAGTAGCCAATAGAGCTCCTGTGATCTCTCATTTGTTGTTTGCTGATGATAGTTACATTTATTGCAAGGCAACTGATAGAGAAGCTAATGAAGTGTTTCGGATCTTGGCTTTGTTTGAGAAAGCAACGGGTCAACAAGTTAAATATGCCAAGTCTTTTGTGTTCTTTTCAACCAACACAACAAGTCAAACGAAAACTCTTATTTGTTCAAAAATGGGAATTCAGCCTGCTAGTGAAAATAGCAAATGCTTAGGCCTCCCAAGTTTTATGAACAGGAACAAGAATGCGGTTCTCAGATATCTTAAGGACAAGGTTCGGCAAAGAATACAAAGCTGGGATAATAAGTTCTTGTCTCGTGCAGGAAAAGAAGTCTTAATTAAATCTGTGCTTCAGTCGCTGCCTTCATATGCTATGAATGTTTTCCTATTAACAGATGAGATTTGTAAGGACATTGAACGCATGATGAGTAAATTCTGGTGGAGATCTAAGGCGAATCAAGATAATGGAATTTACTGGATGAGTTGGAAAAGATTGGGGAGTGGAAAAGAAGAAGGAGGCATGGGTTTTAGATGCCTCAAAGATTTTAACGTTACTCTTCTTGCCAAGTAA